The Bacteroidota bacterium DNA segment TTTGCCGGTTTTTCAACCACTAACTGGGCAGAACAACCCGCCGGGAGGCTTCGCTTACCCATGTTGAGGGATACAAAAACAACCCCGTTTTGGCCCGTTGTTACAATCCGGTGACAGAATGTTTCGATTGGTCCTTAAAAAACGTCCCGGTTCAAGGTCAGACCGGCAGTTCAAAAAACTGCAGATCTGACCCGTCATCAATGAAGTGTCTCAGGCAGATGGCATCGGTTCGGATGATCTGCCTCCAGTTCATGCTTCTCTTGTGAACAGGGTGAAGCAAAGTGGTTTTAATCCGGTTTTCCCATTCCCGTGTGACCAGAATCCGGGCCGCCCGGTTAAGCCATACCCCATCCTTGTCGGGTGAGGTTTCAAAATCGGTGGGTGAGAATTGCCGGCGGTTAAAGAGTGTAAGTGCCAGGCGGTCAGCCAGAATGGGTTTGAAGATATCGGCCAGATCGAGAGCCAGACTCTGGCGGTTTACCCGGTTTGAATGAATATAGCCCAATCCCGGGTGCAAACCGGCACGGGCGATTTCGGTTGCCACGGTACCGTACAACAAGGTATTCAGCCAGGAAATCACCGCATTAACCGGGTCTCCCGGGGGCTGCCGGTCACGTCCACTGAACGTCCATGGCGGATTCAATAGACTTCCGATAGCAGTGTAATACTCCTTTTTGCAGCGTGCCTCGGCCAGAAACCGGGCACTTTCATCGGGAAGCCGGTCCCATTGTTCAATTTCGGCTTCAAGCATGGCAATGGAATCGCCAAACGGGCAACCGTGATACCGGTGACCCCTGAGTACCTGCCTCATGTTTACCACCGATGCCAACTGAATCTCTGAGGCCGTATAGGCTTT contains these protein-coding regions:
- the cas1 gene encoding CRISPR-associated endonuclease Cas1, with protein sequence MKQAFYLFHTGRLRRKDSTVWFEPLVDETSHADGYDDTLLASIGDEMTPEWSLKRSDRNIREKRVIPIEEIDAMWVMTELCMNNRFFELLSRHQIPLFLVNYRGNVTGTWWPGQMAGESPVLLNQASSILKAEQKAYTASEIQLASVVNMRQVLRGHRYHGCPFGDSIAMLEAEIEQWDRLPDESARFLAEARCKKEYYTAIGSLLNPPWTFSGRDRQPPGDPVNAVISWLNTLLYGTVATEIARAGLHPGLGYIHSNRVNRQSLALDLADIFKPILADRLALTLFNRRQFSPTDFETSPDKDGVWLNRAARILVTREWENRIKTTLLHPVHKRSMNWRQIIRTDAICLRHFIDDGSDLQFFELPV